One Arthrobacter sp. FW306-07-I genomic window carries:
- a CDS encoding helix-turn-helix domain-containing protein yields the protein MVPDQNVPVPRPQAGGPEGMMTTVSRRLLASWQRSEEYGVSAEAIDPVWAGSVAGDSLFYQCGQEVLTSLHQTLANEPLSLMLTDANGLVLNRFSGDTSLLRALDKVHLAPGFAFSEREAGTSGLGMALADRTPSLVRAEEHFSASLRTYTCAAVPVIDPLSGRLEGSVNITTWSKSSPELLLALAQSAASNTAALMLAKSGGHRPKAGPKGGVFRVQRGRVEPGAGTLRAMSPDWTEALDRAALALATNRVVAAVGEPGSGRATLLGQAIRQAHPGSRILCAAAPEPEDVEAWLSLWTPELTKPDTAVIVENVDLLPAWAAQELSTRAAAAVKTLPAPAGSPASITWAMTAEDLGAVPQPLAASVETVVPVPALRERPTDVMPLARYAARQSRMRDVDFTAAAEYALTGYGWPGNVDELFTMVNDAAMRTETIDVRHLPSRLVGRAGPHLTRIEAVERDEIIRCLSRPGITVAAAANELGLSRATIYRRMARLGITAPK from the coding sequence ATGGTGCCGGACCAGAACGTTCCCGTCCCGCGGCCACAGGCCGGCGGGCCGGAAGGCATGATGACTACTGTCTCAAGACGCCTTCTCGCCTCATGGCAGCGCAGTGAGGAATACGGCGTCTCGGCCGAGGCCATCGATCCCGTCTGGGCCGGGTCGGTGGCCGGTGACTCGCTGTTCTACCAGTGCGGCCAGGAGGTGCTCACCAGCCTGCACCAGACCCTGGCCAACGAGCCACTGAGCCTGATGCTCACCGACGCCAACGGGCTGGTCCTCAACCGGTTCAGCGGCGACACCTCACTGCTGCGGGCGCTCGACAAAGTCCATCTGGCTCCCGGTTTTGCCTTTTCCGAGCGGGAAGCGGGAACCAGCGGGCTGGGTATGGCGCTTGCGGACCGGACGCCCAGCCTGGTTCGTGCCGAGGAACACTTCAGCGCAAGCCTCCGGACGTACACCTGCGCTGCCGTGCCGGTGATCGATCCCCTCAGCGGACGCCTCGAGGGCAGCGTGAACATCACCACCTGGTCCAAGTCGTCTCCCGAGTTGCTCCTGGCCCTGGCCCAGTCGGCAGCGAGCAACACCGCTGCCCTCATGCTCGCAAAATCGGGTGGCCACAGGCCGAAAGCGGGACCCAAGGGCGGCGTCTTCCGGGTCCAGCGGGGCCGGGTTGAACCGGGTGCGGGAACGCTGCGCGCCATGTCCCCGGACTGGACGGAGGCACTGGACCGTGCGGCCTTGGCCCTTGCGACAAACAGAGTCGTGGCCGCCGTCGGAGAACCAGGCTCCGGGCGCGCCACCTTGCTGGGGCAGGCTATCCGGCAGGCGCACCCCGGGAGCCGCATCCTGTGTGCAGCAGCTCCGGAGCCTGAGGACGTGGAGGCGTGGTTGTCGCTCTGGACCCCCGAGCTGACCAAGCCCGATACCGCCGTGATCGTCGAAAACGTTGACCTCCTGCCCGCCTGGGCAGCGCAGGAGTTGAGCACCCGGGCTGCCGCCGCGGTTAAGACATTGCCTGCACCGGCCGGAAGCCCAGCCTCCATTACCTGGGCCATGACCGCGGAGGACCTGGGCGCCGTCCCGCAGCCACTGGCCGCCTCGGTGGAAACCGTGGTGCCGGTGCCTGCCCTGCGCGAACGCCCCACCGATGTAATGCCCCTGGCCAGGTACGCCGCCCGCCAATCGCGTATGCGTGACGTGGATTTCACGGCCGCTGCCGAATACGCGCTGACCGGCTACGGGTGGCCAGGCAACGTGGACGAACTTTTCACCATGGTCAATGACGCGGCCATGCGGACGGAAACCATCGATGTGCGGCATCTGCCCTCCCGGCTTGTGGGACGCGCCGGGCCACACCTCACCCGGATCGAAGCCGTCGAGAGGGACGAGATCATCCGGTGCCTTTCCCGGCCGGGCATCACGGTGGCCGCGGCCGCCAACGAACTGGGACTGAGCAGGGCCACCATTTACCGCCGGATGGCCCGCCTCGGAATTACCGCGCCGAAGTAG
- a CDS encoding NAD(P)-dependent alcohol dehydrogenase, whose product MNTMRAVQVVGYHEGLKMTEAPIPEVAGAWDVVVRIGGAGVCRTDLHILEGQWAEKSQVQLPYTIGHENAGWVHAVGSAVTNVKEGDKVILHPLITCGLCRACRSGDDVHCENSRFPGIDTHGGYAEYLLTSARSVVKIDDSLEPADVAALADAGLTAYHAAAKAAKRLTPRDNCVVIGAGGLGHIGIQVLKALTPSRIIVVDRNPAALELAKSIGADEGVLADGTQVEQVRALTGGNGAEVLIDFVGEGGATSEGIAMLREAGDYFVVGYGENISVPTIDIISSEINIIGNLVGSYNDLQDLMSLAARGAVTLHTQKYKLDDFQQAISDLDAGKVRGRAILVP is encoded by the coding sequence ATGAACACCATGCGAGCCGTCCAGGTGGTCGGCTACCACGAAGGCCTGAAGATGACCGAGGCGCCCATTCCGGAAGTGGCCGGAGCCTGGGACGTCGTGGTCAGGATCGGCGGAGCCGGCGTGTGCCGGACAGACCTGCACATCCTCGAGGGACAGTGGGCGGAAAAGTCCCAGGTGCAGCTGCCCTACACCATCGGGCATGAAAACGCGGGGTGGGTGCACGCCGTCGGCAGCGCCGTCACCAACGTCAAGGAAGGCGACAAGGTGATCCTGCACCCGCTGATCACCTGCGGCCTGTGCCGCGCCTGCCGCTCCGGCGACGACGTGCACTGCGAGAACAGCAGGTTCCCCGGCATCGACACCCACGGCGGATACGCCGAGTACCTCCTCACCTCCGCCCGGTCCGTGGTGAAGATCGACGATTCACTGGAACCCGCGGACGTGGCGGCCCTGGCGGACGCGGGCCTGACGGCCTACCACGCCGCGGCGAAGGCGGCCAAGCGGCTGACGCCGCGGGACAACTGCGTAGTGATTGGCGCCGGCGGGCTGGGCCACATCGGGATCCAGGTGCTGAAGGCCCTCACGCCGAGCCGGATCATCGTGGTGGACCGCAACCCGGCTGCCCTGGAGCTGGCAAAGTCGATCGGGGCCGACGAAGGGGTCCTCGCCGACGGCACGCAGGTGGAACAGGTGCGCGCCCTCACCGGCGGCAACGGCGCCGAGGTGCTGATCGACTTCGTGGGCGAAGGCGGCGCGACGTCCGAGGGCATTGCGATGCTGCGGGAGGCCGGCGACTACTTCGTGGTGGGTTACGGCGAAAACATCAGCGTGCCCACCATCGACATCATTTCCTCCGAGATCAACATCATCGGCAACCTGGTGGGTTCCTACAACGACCTGCAGGACCTCATGTCGCTCGCCGCCCGCGGGGCCGTCACGCTGCACACCCAGAAGTACAAGCTGGACGACTTCCAGCAGGCCATCAGCGACCTGGACGCCGGCAAGGTCCGTGGCCGCGCCATCCTGGTGCCCTGA
- a CDS encoding haloacid dehalogenase type II, whose product MRFQPYRSPSTGRPVRAVLFDTFGTVVDWRTGVAREVAAFAAAHAHTLDAEAFADHWRALYQPAMEAIRSGKRGFTKLDTLHRENLDEALRRHGIDPAQVPRETLEELNKSWHRLQAWPDSVEGLAAIRRHYIVGPLSNGNTSLLLDMARNAGLPWDVIIGSDMTGTYKPLPQAYLRTTEFLDLEPGEVMLAAAHNNDLRAAREAGLATAFIARPTEHGPGQSADLAPQGDWDLVASSITELAELLGA is encoded by the coding sequence ATGAGGTTCCAGCCGTACCGTTCACCCTCAACCGGGCGCCCGGTGCGCGCCGTCCTCTTCGACACCTTCGGGACCGTGGTGGACTGGCGCACGGGTGTGGCAAGGGAGGTGGCAGCTTTCGCGGCAGCACACGCGCATACGCTCGACGCCGAGGCCTTCGCCGACCACTGGCGGGCTCTCTACCAGCCGGCCATGGAAGCCATCCGCTCCGGAAAGCGCGGCTTCACCAAGCTGGACACCCTCCACCGCGAAAACCTTGACGAGGCACTCCGCCGGCACGGCATCGATCCGGCACAGGTGCCCAGGGAAACCCTGGAGGAGCTGAACAAATCCTGGCACCGGCTGCAGGCGTGGCCGGACAGCGTGGAGGGCCTCGCTGCGATCCGCCGCCACTACATCGTGGGCCCGCTATCCAATGGCAACACCTCACTGTTGCTGGACATGGCCAGGAACGCCGGCCTGCCGTGGGATGTGATCATCGGTTCGGACATGACGGGCACCTACAAGCCGTTGCCCCAGGCCTACCTCCGGACAACGGAGTTCCTGGACCTTGAGCCGGGTGAGGTAATGCTGGCGGCGGCCCATAACAATGACCTGCGGGCGGCGCGCGAGGCTGGGCTGGCCACGGCGTTCATCGCCCGCCCCACCGAACACGGCCCCGGCCAGTCGGCGGACCTGGCCCCTCAAGGCGACTGGGACCTGGTGGCGTCAAGCATCACGGAACTGGCGGAGCTGCTAGGGGCCTGA
- a CDS encoding iron-sulfur cluster assembly protein produces MTAALTERTLRQRDAAVTAEDVRQALGAVLDPELDEPITDLGFVRSLQITGSPAGATVVLHLRLPTSFCSPNFAYLMASDSKDVVSALPGVAAVMVELDDHHDSDLINAGLAADAGYQGTFGHEAEHSLEELRWTFRRKAHTAAMERCLTELLRADPTLAEESVGTVRLGDLPAGRTKDALVRRRTALGLPTEPAAVVLVDHDGTPYPPDNVPMALRRARSTRISIDGNAHFCRGLLRTRYAGSGVDQTDRPEGAEPADQHHQLPFTVKEIHP; encoded by the coding sequence ATGACGGCGGCATTGACGGAGCGCACGCTCCGGCAACGGGACGCGGCGGTGACAGCAGAGGACGTCCGGCAGGCGCTGGGGGCCGTGCTGGATCCAGAGCTGGACGAGCCGATCACGGATCTGGGCTTCGTCCGTTCCCTCCAGATCACCGGCTCCCCGGCGGGCGCGACAGTGGTGCTGCACCTGCGACTGCCCACGTCATTCTGCTCGCCGAACTTCGCCTACCTGATGGCGTCCGACAGCAAGGACGTGGTCTCGGCGCTGCCCGGGGTGGCGGCGGTGATGGTTGAACTCGATGACCACCACGACTCCGACCTCATCAACGCAGGCCTCGCGGCCGACGCCGGATACCAGGGCACCTTCGGCCACGAGGCCGAGCACAGCCTGGAGGAGCTGCGGTGGACCTTCCGCCGCAAAGCCCACACCGCCGCGATGGAGCGCTGCCTCACCGAACTGCTGCGCGCCGATCCCACGCTGGCGGAAGAAAGCGTCGGGACGGTGCGGCTGGGTGACCTGCCGGCCGGCCGGACCAAGGACGCTTTAGTACGACGGCGGACGGCACTTGGGCTGCCGACGGAACCTGCCGCCGTCGTCCTCGTAGACCATGACGGCACGCCCTACCCGCCCGACAACGTGCCGATGGCGCTGCGGCGGGCGCGCTCCACCCGCATTTCCATCGACGGCAATGCGCACTTCTGCCGCGGCCTGCTGCGGACACGCTACGCCGGCTCCGGCGTCGACCAGACAGACCGGCCCGAGGGAGCCGAGCCTGCCGACCAACACCACCAGCTTCCGTTCACAGTCAAGGAGATCCACCCATGA
- a CDS encoding putative quinol monooxygenase, whose amino-acid sequence MIFITAKFPVKPEHADAWPKISRDFTEKTNAEEGCLFFEWARSLADPDTYVLIEAFRDDEAGGEHVKSEHFKKATAELPAYLSRTPDIVNVKVDGWSELGELAVK is encoded by the coding sequence ATGATTTTCATTACCGCAAAATTCCCGGTGAAGCCGGAGCACGCCGACGCGTGGCCGAAGATTTCCAGGGACTTCACTGAGAAGACGAACGCCGAGGAGGGCTGCCTGTTCTTCGAATGGGCCCGCTCCCTAGCCGACCCCGACACCTACGTCCTGATCGAGGCGTTCCGCGATGACGAGGCCGGCGGCGAACATGTGAAGTCGGAGCACTTCAAGAAGGCCACGGCTGAGCTGCCGGCGTACCTGTCCCGGACTCCGGACATCGTGAACGTCAAGGTGGACGGGTGGTCCGAACTCGGGGAGCTGGCCGTCAAGTAA
- a CDS encoding IclR family transcriptional regulator, translating to MAKEPGAGASPLLVLHKVAEILDCFSVEEPEPTLQQIIRKTGLPSSTCQRLVQNMLREGFLDRDGDRYRIGIGLVRWATPGTFGLDVVRLVKPVLQQLRDETGETACLYVRDGAFRTIVAVAETRHVVMRPFMVGMVMPLHAGAPGKIFLAFDPGAWDALDQQGLEGFTADTPVSMETLRQQAAVAREQGFFAAFGERNQDVGSISAPVFDHTGRLACAVGLGFPTQRIGPADVERLGPVVARAGLEASRALGYDSSQAAG from the coding sequence GTGGCGAAGGAACCGGGAGCTGGGGCCTCGCCCCTGTTGGTCCTGCATAAGGTGGCGGAGATTCTGGACTGCTTTTCGGTAGAGGAGCCCGAGCCGACGCTGCAGCAGATCATCCGCAAAACCGGGCTGCCGTCCAGCACCTGCCAGCGGTTGGTCCAGAACATGCTCCGCGAGGGATTCCTGGACCGCGACGGCGACCGGTACCGGATCGGTATCGGCCTGGTCCGCTGGGCTACCCCCGGGACGTTCGGGCTGGACGTGGTCCGGCTGGTGAAGCCGGTCCTGCAGCAGCTGCGCGACGAAACCGGCGAAACTGCCTGCCTGTACGTCCGGGACGGGGCGTTCCGGACCATCGTTGCCGTGGCCGAGACGCGGCACGTGGTGATGCGGCCGTTCATGGTGGGCATGGTCATGCCGCTGCACGCCGGCGCCCCCGGCAAGATTTTCCTGGCATTCGACCCCGGAGCCTGGGATGCCTTGGACCAGCAGGGGCTCGAGGGCTTTACGGCCGATACGCCGGTGTCAATGGAGACGCTCAGGCAGCAGGCGGCCGTTGCACGCGAGCAGGGTTTCTTTGCGGCCTTCGGGGAACGCAACCAGGACGTGGGCTCCATCAGCGCGCCCGTTTTCGACCATACTGGACGGCTTGCATGCGCCGTGGGCCTGGGGTTCCCTACCCAGCGGATCGGGCCTGCCGACGTTGAACGGCTGGGGCCGGTGGTGGCCCGGGCGGGACTGGAAGCCAGCCGTGCATTGGGGTACGACAGCAGTCAAGCCGCCGGGTGA
- a CDS encoding SLC13 family permease gives MSLSLIAFLVLVAAFAVGSFTKINAGLLATVAAFGVGTLLAGMSIKDVIGQFPAGLFFILVGATLLFAIVRINGTIDLLAYWAERLAGDRKILVPILMFLLTAALASAGAFTPAAIAIVAPVGLALGARFGISTLAMGLVIVQGANAGAFSPVNPFGVLGNKMLDGAGASGDSFKLYAYCFIFNAILAAIAYALVQAIMKRRAAKAESRQADGGNALKNDDGADTPSSGSVSGPGGAGTAVLTAPAQTIVATGTKTGPVKVAATPMRILTLVGIASLLVLTTVLGLDVGVASLVIAAVLIVLDSNVQKPAVESMPWSAIILVTGIVTYVGMLEKMGALKELQEGIAGLGNSSLAALIASYVVAIVSAFASTTGTLGVISPVVVPIAMDPLLTPVGVVTAIAISSSVVDVSPMSTSGALLMASAQPKDERMFFRALLLWAIAMIGAVPLLVWFVFVQLGLG, from the coding sequence ATGTCGCTCTCACTCATCGCGTTCCTGGTGCTGGTGGCGGCCTTCGCCGTCGGCTCCTTCACCAAGATCAACGCCGGACTGCTGGCCACCGTCGCCGCATTCGGCGTCGGCACCCTCCTGGCCGGGATGTCCATCAAGGATGTCATCGGACAGTTCCCCGCCGGACTGTTCTTCATCCTGGTCGGCGCCACCCTGCTCTTCGCCATAGTGCGGATCAACGGCACCATCGACCTGCTCGCATACTGGGCAGAACGGCTCGCCGGCGACCGGAAAATCCTGGTCCCCATCCTGATGTTCCTGCTGACCGCAGCCCTTGCCTCCGCCGGCGCCTTCACCCCCGCCGCCATCGCCATCGTCGCCCCGGTAGGCCTGGCACTGGGCGCGCGCTTCGGCATCAGCACCCTGGCCATGGGCCTGGTCATCGTCCAGGGCGCCAACGCCGGCGCCTTCTCCCCCGTCAACCCCTTCGGCGTCCTGGGCAACAAAATGCTGGACGGTGCCGGCGCTTCCGGCGATTCCTTCAAGCTCTACGCGTACTGCTTTATCTTCAACGCCATCCTGGCCGCGATCGCCTACGCCCTGGTGCAGGCCATCATGAAGCGCCGGGCAGCCAAGGCGGAGTCGCGTCAGGCGGACGGCGGCAATGCCCTTAAGAACGACGACGGCGCTGACACCCCCTCAAGCGGCAGTGTTTCGGGTCCCGGCGGCGCCGGAACGGCCGTCCTCACCGCACCGGCACAGACCATTGTGGCCACCGGAACCAAAACCGGCCCGGTGAAAGTGGCCGCAACCCCCATGCGCATCCTCACGCTGGTGGGCATCGCCTCCCTGCTGGTGCTCACCACCGTTCTGGGACTCGATGTGGGAGTCGCCTCGCTGGTCATCGCCGCGGTCCTGATCGTCCTGGACTCCAACGTGCAGAAGCCCGCGGTGGAAAGCATGCCGTGGTCGGCCATCATCCTGGTCACCGGCATCGTCACCTACGTGGGCATGCTGGAGAAAATGGGCGCGCTCAAGGAACTCCAGGAAGGCATCGCAGGCCTGGGCAACAGCTCCCTCGCTGCGCTGATCGCCAGCTACGTGGTGGCCATCGTGTCAGCGTTCGCCTCCACCACCGGAACCCTCGGCGTCATCAGCCCCGTGGTCGTGCCCATCGCCATGGACCCGCTGCTCACCCCCGTGGGAGTGGTGACGGCCATCGCCATCAGCTCCTCCGTGGTTGACGTCAGCCCCATGTCCACCAGCGGCGCCCTGCTGATGGCCAGCGCCCAGCCCAAGGACGAGCGGATGTTCTTCCGAGCCCTGCTGCTGTGGGCCATCGCGATGATCGGTGCGGTGCCGCTCCTCGTCTGGTTCGTCTTCGTCCAGCTCGGCCTCGGCTAA
- a CDS encoding amidohydrolase family protein: MYSKDGENYFIVDAHVALWDARPENQRNIQGKQFIDCFYDYHRNLGPEEEHWSYEEFLYQGGERLMKDLFQDGYVDHAIFQPAYLGAFYKNGFAQVEEAYGLAAAHPDKLTYNHCYDPREGEAGLDRLRADHEKMKFKGVKLYTAEWRGESRGYKLSDPWSYRYFEECRKLGIKNIHIHKGPTVRPLDRDAFDVADVDHAASDFTDLNFVVEHVGLPRLEDFCWIATQEPNVHGGLAVAVPFMHTRPRYFAQIMGELIYWIGEDRIQFSSDYAIWSPRWLIERFVDFQIPEDMTEYAPLTVNQKKKILGLNAAKMYDIPVPAELQLPNADETKTGPRQPERADLAGAA; this comes from the coding sequence ATGTACAGCAAAGACGGCGAGAACTACTTCATCGTCGACGCGCACGTCGCGTTGTGGGACGCCCGCCCGGAGAACCAGCGGAATATCCAGGGCAAGCAGTTCATTGATTGCTTCTACGACTACCACCGCAACCTCGGGCCCGAGGAGGAACACTGGTCCTACGAGGAATTCCTTTACCAGGGCGGCGAACGCCTCATGAAGGACCTGTTCCAGGACGGCTACGTGGACCACGCGATCTTCCAGCCGGCCTATCTCGGCGCGTTCTACAAGAACGGCTTCGCGCAGGTGGAGGAAGCCTATGGACTGGCCGCCGCGCACCCGGACAAGCTCACCTACAACCACTGCTATGACCCCCGGGAGGGTGAGGCAGGCCTTGACCGGCTCCGCGCCGACCACGAGAAGATGAAGTTCAAGGGGGTCAAGCTCTACACCGCCGAATGGCGTGGCGAATCCCGCGGGTACAAGCTCTCCGATCCCTGGTCCTACCGGTATTTCGAGGAGTGCCGCAAGCTCGGCATCAAGAACATCCACATCCACAAGGGCCCCACCGTCCGCCCGCTGGACCGGGACGCTTTCGACGTCGCCGACGTCGACCACGCCGCCTCCGACTTCACCGACCTGAACTTTGTGGTGGAGCACGTCGGCCTGCCCCGGCTGGAAGACTTCTGCTGGATCGCCACCCAGGAACCCAACGTCCACGGCGGCCTCGCCGTCGCGGTCCCGTTCATGCACACGCGGCCGCGGTACTTCGCGCAGATCATGGGCGAGCTCATCTACTGGATTGGCGAGGACCGGATCCAGTTCTCCAGCGACTATGCCATCTGGTCACCCCGCTGGCTGATCGAGCGGTTCGTTGACTTCCAGATCCCGGAAGACATGACCGAGTACGCCCCGCTCACCGTGAACCAGAAGAAAAAGATCCTGGGACTGAACGCGGCCAAAATGTACGACATCCCGGTGCCCGCAGAGCTCCAGCTCCCCAACGCGGACGAGACCAAGACGGGACCGCGGCAGCCGGAACGGGCGGACCTGGCAGGCGCGGCATGA
- a CDS encoding flavin reductase family protein — translation MRTDFSPSATSARDFYRLLTAVVVPRPIAWVSSVSPEGIDNLAPHSFFTVASTNPPIVQFTSVGEKDSLRNITASGEFVVNLAPAALLEEVNATGTNFPPEISEFDAAGLTREPSLTVAAPRVKESPAVLECRLHSVLPIGDSTLVFGEVTHAAVSEEVLDGSHPRIDLLEPLARLGLDEWGTLGEIQDLGRIRLKDWPGDFRPKD, via the coding sequence ATGCGAACTGATTTCAGTCCCTCAGCGACGTCCGCCCGTGATTTCTACCGGCTGCTCACCGCTGTGGTGGTGCCCCGGCCCATCGCGTGGGTTTCGAGTGTCTCCCCGGAAGGCATCGACAACCTGGCCCCGCACTCCTTCTTCACCGTAGCGTCAACCAATCCGCCCATCGTGCAGTTCACGTCGGTGGGGGAGAAGGATTCGCTCCGCAACATCACCGCGTCCGGCGAATTCGTGGTCAACCTGGCCCCCGCCGCACTCCTGGAAGAGGTCAACGCCACCGGCACCAACTTCCCGCCGGAGATCAGCGAGTTCGACGCCGCCGGCCTGACCCGGGAGCCGAGCCTCACCGTGGCCGCGCCCCGGGTCAAGGAATCGCCGGCGGTGCTCGAATGCCGTCTCCACTCCGTGCTGCCGATAGGGGACTCCACCCTGGTTTTCGGCGAAGTCACCCATGCCGCCGTGAGCGAAGAAGTACTCGATGGCAGCCACCCGCGCATCGACCTGCTGGAGCCCCTGGCCCGGCTGGGCCTGGATGAGTGGGGTACCCTCGGCGAAATCCAGGACCTCGGCCGGATCCGGCTGAAGGATTGGCCGGGCGACTTCCGGCCCAAGGACTAG
- a CDS encoding GntR family transcriptional regulator, whose protein sequence is MHQDAVRFLSQPVAAQPGAPLRVAVYSRIAEAIRNGLLTPGSMIPTETELGTDMKVSRTVVREALMLLEEDGLIRARRGVGRFVSDTLPRIGIERIQPFEDVLASPGQTLEVKRIQVVRQAASEFVAPGIGVEPGTDCWLWESVVIRDGEAIAHLQENVTAQPVSLGKGAAAPLEIEDDGGATLLAALTKQLGRLAGPGECQISVSQVGPSGAKLLDLRPSDPVLVLTQYVRNANRPFYLAKCLVPARAGHLSVMQQFQS, encoded by the coding sequence GTGCACCAGGACGCCGTCCGGTTCCTGTCCCAGCCGGTGGCCGCCCAGCCCGGCGCTCCCCTGCGCGTCGCCGTGTACTCGCGGATCGCCGAAGCGATCCGCAACGGCCTCCTCACGCCCGGCTCCATGATCCCCACCGAAACCGAACTCGGCACGGACATGAAGGTCAGCCGCACCGTGGTCCGCGAAGCCCTCATGCTGCTCGAGGAGGACGGCCTGATCAGGGCCAGGCGCGGCGTCGGACGCTTCGTCTCGGACACACTCCCCCGTATCGGCATCGAACGCATCCAGCCGTTCGAGGACGTCCTCGCCAGCCCCGGCCAGACGCTGGAGGTCAAGCGCATCCAGGTGGTCCGGCAGGCGGCCTCCGAATTCGTCGCCCCCGGCATCGGCGTCGAGCCCGGGACCGACTGCTGGCTCTGGGAATCCGTCGTCATCCGCGACGGCGAAGCGATCGCCCACCTGCAGGAAAACGTTACCGCCCAGCCGGTCAGCCTCGGCAAAGGTGCCGCCGCGCCCCTTGAGATAGAGGACGACGGCGGCGCCACCCTGCTTGCCGCGCTCACCAAGCAGCTGGGCAGGCTGGCCGGGCCGGGCGAGTGCCAGATCAGCGTCAGCCAGGTGGGGCCCAGCGGGGCGAAGCTGCTGGATCTGCGCCCGTCGGACCCGGTGCTGGTCCTGACGCAGTACGTCCGGAACGCCAACCGGCCGTTCTACCTGGCCAAGTGCCTGGTTCCGGCCCGGGCCGGGCACCTATCGGTGATGCAGCAGTTCCAGTCCTAG
- a CDS encoding maleate cis-trans isomerase family protein yields the protein MSTPAITCETAPEPKRPGMSRVGLIVPSSNTTMETELPELFRRQAEATGHKYTFHSARAGMKKVTTEELLAMVGKAAQCAEAVSDADVDVIAYACLVAVMAQGPEAHEGSEKVIADAAAGNGHPAPVTSSAGALVRTLHEIGAQKVAMITPYMKPLTKMVVDYIEGSGITVLDAISLEVADNLEVGCLDPQNLPALARSLQREGADAVVLSACVQMPSLAAVQAVEDELGLPVITAATATTYEILKALGHQPAITGAGSLLSGAGARTVAHT from the coding sequence ATGAGCACCCCCGCAATCACCTGTGAAACAGCCCCCGAGCCCAAGCGCCCCGGGATGAGCCGCGTGGGACTGATCGTCCCCAGCTCCAACACCACCATGGAGACCGAACTGCCGGAACTGTTCCGGCGCCAGGCCGAGGCGACCGGCCACAAGTACACCTTCCACTCCGCCCGCGCCGGCATGAAGAAGGTCACCACGGAAGAACTGCTGGCCATGGTGGGCAAGGCAGCCCAGTGCGCCGAAGCGGTCTCCGACGCCGACGTGGACGTCATCGCCTACGCCTGCCTGGTGGCCGTCATGGCCCAGGGCCCCGAAGCCCACGAGGGCTCCGAAAAGGTCATCGCCGACGCCGCCGCCGGCAACGGACACCCGGCACCGGTCACCAGCAGCGCCGGCGCCCTGGTCCGGACCCTGCACGAAATCGGCGCCCAGAAGGTCGCCATGATCACCCCCTACATGAAGCCGCTGACCAAGATGGTGGTGGACTACATCGAGGGCTCGGGCATCACGGTGCTGGACGCCATCAGCCTCGAAGTAGCGGACAACCTCGAAGTCGGCTGCCTTGACCCCCAGAACCTCCCCGCACTGGCCCGCAGCCTGCAGCGCGAAGGCGCAGACGCCGTCGTCCTTTCCGCCTGTGTCCAGATGCCCTCACTCGCCGCCGTCCAGGCAGTGGAGGACGAGCTGGGCCTCCCGGTCATCACGGCGGCCACGGCCACCACCTACGAGATCCTCAAAGCCCTGGGCCACCAGCCCGCCATCACCGGAGCGGGCAGCCTGCTGTCCGGCGCCGGCGCCCGGACCGTGGCCCACACGTAG